One genomic region from Chthonomonas calidirosea T49 encodes:
- a CDS encoding prepilin peptidase, with protein MTQEFRNNTMIFVPLWFLGGVAFLCGITIGSFLNAVIYRLPKGLSLLEPRFSICPHCRHRLGALDLIPLFSFLILRCRCRYCGKPIAWRYFGVELLTGVLFTLVVLRFMEEGALICLALLAYTAVLIPVFFIDLATFTIPDTLNILLFCIPIGLELVEWGRHATIHPFVGGWLPVSIWGAVIGTLLFGSIRILGWLWKGVEAMGLGDVLLGRGMGAMLALQVTHSENPLRLLPVWVVLSCLAGLIVGPVLIYLRRHRSSNHQEELALAEGEQDGEHVSPAGYLLHEVWAIVWCLILGDLWAYLGDLWKRWRGEKVVQENPAAEDWVPAPTAIPFGPFLVIGFFLTLFWGNALVNAYLAYAFSR; from the coding sequence TTGACTCAAGAATTTAGAAACAACACCATGATCTTTGTGCCCCTCTGGTTTCTAGGAGGCGTTGCCTTTCTCTGTGGCATCACTATCGGGAGTTTTCTTAACGCAGTTATCTATCGGCTTCCGAAAGGACTATCGCTTTTAGAACCGCGATTTTCTATATGTCCTCATTGCCGACATCGCTTAGGAGCCCTCGATCTGATCCCCCTTTTCAGCTTTCTGATACTGCGTTGCCGATGTCGCTATTGCGGAAAACCCATCGCATGGCGCTATTTCGGGGTAGAGCTGCTGACCGGCGTTCTCTTCACCCTTGTCGTGCTACGCTTTATGGAAGAGGGAGCACTGATCTGCCTTGCTTTACTGGCATATACGGCGGTGCTGATACCGGTGTTTTTTATAGACCTGGCAACTTTTACCATACCGGACACGCTGAACATCCTTCTGTTCTGTATTCCGATAGGGCTAGAGCTTGTCGAATGGGGACGTCATGCCACTATCCATCCGTTTGTAGGAGGATGGCTGCCGGTTTCGATTTGGGGTGCCGTTATCGGGACGCTCCTTTTCGGAAGCATCCGCATTTTAGGTTGGCTCTGGAAGGGCGTTGAGGCCATGGGGTTAGGAGACGTGCTATTAGGGCGCGGCATGGGCGCCATGCTCGCCCTACAGGTGACACATAGTGAAAATCCATTGCGGCTGCTGCCGGTGTGGGTAGTGCTATCGTGCCTGGCAGGTCTCATCGTAGGGCCTGTTTTAATCTATCTTCGGAGGCATCGCTCATCGAACCATCAAGAGGAGCTAGCCTTGGCCGAGGGAGAACAAGATGGCGAGCATGTTAGCCCAGCAGGCTATCTGCTTCACGAGGTTTGGGCTATCGTTTGGTGCCTTATCCTGGGCGACCTTTGGGCTTATCTAGGCGATCTTTGGAAACGATGGAGGGGGGAAAAGGTAGTCCAAGAGAACCCCGCAGCCGAAGATTGGGTGCCTGCGCCCACAGCCATTCCCTTCGGCCCTTTTCTTGTAATCGGCTTCTTCCTAACACTGTTTTGGGGAAATGCACTGGTCAACGCCTATCTCGCTTATGCGTTTTCCCGATAA
- a CDS encoding type II secretion system F family protein, with the protein MPIFQYTVSDATGNVRTGTSEAESEEILTRRLQEQGFRVTTIKKTGKTKGTTSGTGFGRVKLRDVAIFCRQFSTMIDAGVSLVRTLDVLGEQTQNPKLRRIIKEVQVEVEGGSTLSKAMSKYPAVFNNLFIGLIRAGEVGGVLEESLQRLAHFLEKDMELRRKVKSALTYPTIVVIVAVLIVLGLTTFIVPKFIDLFKDLGVKELPWMTQVLVDFSNFLKSKWYIGLLIIFLVWFSIKMLGRTRPGRRFIDRFKISWIPVFSKLIHKVTLARFARTLSTLLSAGVPILQAMETVAGAVGNVIVSDAIMAARARIREGERIKDPLEKSRLFPPMVVHMISIGEESGSLDHMLTKVADFYEGEVDAQLQSLTAAIEPIMIVFLGFCVGFIVIALFMPLIQVVSNLSGGGGGE; encoded by the coding sequence ATGCCTATCTTTCAGTACACCGTAAGTGATGCCACGGGCAACGTGCGCACAGGGACGTCGGAAGCCGAGAGCGAGGAGATCCTCACGCGTCGTCTGCAAGAACAAGGCTTCCGCGTCACCACAATAAAGAAAACAGGTAAGACAAAAGGAACCACGTCAGGCACCGGCTTTGGCCGTGTAAAGCTGCGCGATGTCGCCATCTTCTGTCGCCAGTTCTCTACCATGATTGACGCGGGCGTCTCGTTAGTGCGTACGCTCGATGTGTTGGGTGAGCAGACCCAAAACCCCAAGCTCCGCCGCATTATCAAAGAGGTTCAAGTGGAGGTAGAGGGCGGTTCTACGCTCTCAAAGGCCATGTCGAAGTACCCTGCCGTGTTCAATAACCTCTTCATCGGGCTTATCCGCGCTGGGGAGGTCGGCGGCGTACTTGAGGAGTCGTTGCAACGCCTCGCACACTTCCTCGAAAAGGATATGGAGCTGCGCCGTAAGGTAAAATCGGCCCTCACCTATCCGACCATCGTCGTGATCGTGGCAGTGCTCATCGTGTTGGGGCTAACCACTTTCATCGTGCCGAAGTTCATAGACCTATTTAAGGATCTGGGAGTAAAAGAGCTTCCTTGGATGACGCAGGTTCTGGTGGACTTCAGCAACTTCCTGAAGAGCAAATGGTACATCGGGCTGCTGATCATCTTCCTCGTGTGGTTTTCCATCAAGATGCTAGGCCGTACCCGCCCCGGTCGGAGGTTCATTGACCGCTTCAAAATCTCCTGGATACCCGTCTTCAGCAAGTTGATCCACAAGGTCACTTTGGCACGATTTGCCCGCACGCTCTCAACGCTGCTCTCCGCTGGCGTGCCCATTCTACAAGCGATGGAGACGGTGGCCGGAGCGGTGGGTAACGTCATTGTCAGCGATGCCATTATGGCGGCACGAGCGCGCATTCGAGAGGGAGAACGAATTAAAGATCCCTTAGAGAAGAGCCGACTCTTTCCGCCGATGGTCGTGCACATGATCTCCATTGGTGAGGAATCGGGTTCGCTCGATCACATGCTGACAAAGGTGGCCGATTTTTACGAGGGCGAAGTGGATGCGCAGCTCCAGTCGCTCACGGCGGCTATCGAGCCGATCATGATCGTGTTCCTGGGGTTCTGCGTAGGTTTTATCGTCATTGCCCTTTTCATGCCGCTCATTCAGGTGGTATCCAACCTAAGCGGTGGCGGCGGTGGCGAATAA
- a CDS encoding type IV pilus twitching motility protein PilT — MNPSNRPPQQGTPPVSNPLMGTPGTGGAPPPPVSPPPQTVQVTSARPAPLDDAHIDDLLRIVVEKGASDLHLAVGIPPVVRIDGALQPLPFEKVTPRDSQRLVYEILTDEQIQRFETDLELDFSYQMARSARFRVNVFRDKGNVASAFRQIPQKIPTIEQLGLPSVLIELTRLPRGLVLVTGPTGSGKSTTLAAMIDRINSEQSRHIITIEDPIEYLHTHKFSIINQREVGQDTRQFSKALRAALREDPDVILVGEMRDLETMQMAVSAAETGHLVFATLHTNSAATSVERIVDSFPPGQQEQVRLQLSNNLQAILCQQLLPRAGQPGRVCAMEIMRASPAIRNLIRENKAHQITSMIQTSGSLGMQTMDQALRDLYLRGLITLEEAMSRAMNPTELEKMIRTVTMPQGGQPGGQGGMNRY, encoded by the coding sequence ATGAATCCGTCTAATCGTCCACCCCAACAGGGGACACCACCAGTATCCAATCCATTGATGGGCACTCCGGGAACAGGGGGGGCGCCCCCGCCACCGGTAAGCCCTCCGCCTCAGACGGTGCAGGTAACAAGCGCACGCCCTGCACCGCTCGATGACGCACATATTGACGATCTACTGCGAATCGTCGTGGAAAAGGGTGCCTCCGACTTGCATCTGGCTGTGGGTATCCCGCCTGTTGTGCGCATTGATGGCGCCCTGCAGCCGCTACCCTTTGAAAAAGTAACCCCACGCGACTCGCAGCGCCTCGTCTACGAAATCCTCACTGACGAGCAGATACAGCGCTTCGAGACCGACCTCGAACTCGACTTCTCCTACCAAATGGCACGGTCGGCTCGTTTCCGTGTAAACGTGTTCCGTGATAAGGGAAATGTGGCGAGCGCTTTCCGCCAAATCCCGCAAAAAATCCCCACCATTGAACAGCTCGGACTGCCGTCTGTGCTTATCGAGTTAACGCGCCTGCCGCGCGGACTGGTGCTGGTAACAGGGCCTACCGGTTCCGGAAAATCCACCACGCTTGCGGCCATGATTGACCGCATCAACTCGGAACAGAGCCGCCATATCATCACCATCGAGGACCCCATCGAGTACCTTCATACGCATAAGTTCAGCATCATCAATCAACGTGAGGTGGGGCAGGACACACGCCAGTTCAGTAAGGCGCTACGTGCCGCTCTGCGCGAAGACCCCGATGTAATTCTCGTTGGGGAGATGCGCGACCTAGAAACCATGCAGATGGCGGTCTCCGCTGCTGAAACAGGGCACTTGGTGTTCGCAACCCTCCACACCAACTCGGCTGCGACGTCGGTGGAGCGCATCGTCGACTCGTTCCCTCCCGGCCAGCAAGAGCAGGTGCGCCTGCAGCTCTCCAATAACCTCCAAGCTATCCTCTGTCAACAGCTGCTGCCGCGTGCCGGCCAACCTGGTCGCGTGTGTGCTATGGAGATCATGAGGGCGAGCCCGGCCATTCGCAACCTCATCCGTGAAAACAAAGCCCATCAGATCACCTCGATGATCCAAACCAGCGGGAGCCTTGGCATGCAGACAATGGATCAAGCCTTGCGCGACCTCTATCTGCGCGGCCTCATTACGCTGGAAGAGGCCATGTCGCGTGCCATGAACCCAACTGAACTCGAAAAGATGATCCGTACCGTTACCATGCCCCAAGGGGGACAACCCGGTGGTCAGGGCGGTATGAACCGATACTAG
- a CDS encoding GspE/PulE family protein produces MVMARKSMGDYMLEKGYASQSQIEEARKIQQTTKQDLARILIEMGINPVHVYEAKAQEMGVAFVNLTTYKPDPSAINVVPDHVAKAHNVLPVKKDGQVLYVAMGDVNNLEVQDTLRMVSRCQIRPVLAVPDQIEQALTTYYGGGVSANASSDGAKPSTELVDSDARSAMAQAMAEYGARGDAAKEVDEESDLRELVDQAPIVRLAATILQQAIKERASDIHIEPDRRGVRVRYRIDGVLHEIMQMPAYLKLPLVARYKILSEMNIAERRVPQDGRIATRYQGKEYDLRVSCLPNLHGEKIVMRILDKSSVMIGLNKLGFLPEVQAQLEELASQPNGMILSTGPTGHGKTTTQYSLLNKLNTVEKNILTIEDPVEYVLSGVTQVQVNRKAGLTFATALRAFLRQDPDIIMVGEMRDLETAEIAIEAALTGHLVLSTLHTNDAPSATIRLIDMGVEPFLISATVIGVLAQRLARRICNECKEFYEAPASDLRKFGFKVEDPAQTVQLARGRGCEACRYTGYRGRIGIYELMRVNAEIAEMIVRRAPLADLKEAAKANGMMELREDGLAKVLQGITTPEEVMRTVFTAGY; encoded by the coding sequence ATGGTAATGGCACGCAAAAGCATGGGTGACTATATGCTGGAGAAAGGCTATGCCTCTCAGAGCCAAATTGAGGAGGCTCGAAAAATCCAGCAAACGACAAAACAAGATCTTGCACGCATTCTCATCGAGATGGGCATTAACCCCGTACACGTCTACGAGGCAAAAGCCCAGGAGATGGGAGTTGCTTTCGTTAACCTCACCACCTACAAGCCGGATCCGAGCGCAATTAATGTGGTGCCCGACCACGTGGCCAAGGCGCATAACGTGCTGCCAGTGAAGAAGGATGGCCAGGTGCTCTATGTGGCCATGGGCGATGTCAACAACCTTGAAGTCCAGGATACGCTTCGTATGGTCTCACGATGCCAGATACGGCCGGTTCTCGCTGTGCCAGACCAGATAGAGCAGGCGTTGACCACCTACTACGGTGGAGGGGTCTCGGCTAATGCAAGCTCGGACGGCGCCAAACCAAGCACGGAGCTCGTCGACTCGGATGCGCGTTCCGCCATGGCGCAGGCAATGGCCGAATACGGTGCCCGGGGCGATGCCGCTAAAGAGGTGGATGAGGAATCGGACCTACGTGAGCTAGTAGACCAGGCGCCCATTGTTCGTCTTGCTGCCACCATTCTCCAGCAGGCCATCAAAGAGCGTGCCTCCGATATCCATATTGAGCCAGACCGGCGGGGAGTTCGCGTGCGTTACCGTATTGATGGCGTGCTTCATGAGATCATGCAGATGCCCGCCTACCTCAAACTCCCTCTCGTGGCGCGTTACAAAATCCTCTCTGAAATGAACATTGCCGAGCGTCGCGTACCGCAAGATGGGCGTATTGCCACACGTTATCAGGGCAAGGAGTACGACCTGCGCGTATCCTGCTTACCCAACCTGCACGGTGAGAAGATCGTCATGCGCATCCTCGACAAAAGTAGCGTCATGATCGGTCTCAACAAGCTCGGCTTTTTGCCGGAGGTTCAAGCGCAACTTGAAGAGCTTGCCTCTCAGCCTAACGGTATGATCCTCTCTACCGGACCTACCGGACACGGAAAAACCACCACACAGTACTCCTTGCTAAACAAACTGAATACGGTAGAGAAAAACATTCTCACTATTGAAGACCCGGTAGAATATGTGCTTAGCGGTGTTACGCAGGTACAGGTCAACCGAAAGGCCGGGCTTACGTTTGCCACGGCTCTCCGTGCCTTCCTCCGTCAAGACCCCGATATCATCATGGTAGGAGAGATGCGCGACCTTGAAACCGCAGAGATCGCCATTGAGGCCGCTCTTACTGGCCACCTCGTTCTCTCCACCCTGCACACCAACGATGCACCGTCGGCTACCATCCGCCTTATTGACATGGGTGTGGAACCCTTCCTTATCTCAGCAACCGTAATAGGGGTTCTTGCGCAGCGCCTCGCACGGCGTATCTGCAATGAGTGCAAGGAGTTCTATGAGGCGCCGGCATCCGACCTGAGAAAGTTTGGCTTCAAAGTGGAAGACCCTGCCCAAACCGTGCAGTTGGCGCGTGGGCGCGGATGTGAGGCCTGCCGTTATACTGGCTATCGAGGGCGCATCGGCATCTACGAGTTGATGCGAGTCAATGCCGAGATCGCCGAAATGATCGTGCGCCGTGCACCTTTGGCCGATCTGAAAGAGGCCGCAAAGGCTAACGGCATGATGGAGTTGCGTGAAGACGGGTTGGCTAAGGTACTGCAGGGAATTACCACCCCTGAAGAGGTGATGCGGACGGTCTTCACGGCAGGCTATTGA
- a CDS encoding shikimate dehydrogenase — protein MQEISGKTRVVGVFGWPIEHSLSPTMHNAAFAVLGLSWVYVPFPVPPDGLQKALTALPALGVVGVNLTIPHKERAVEHMHRLTPIAEAIGAVNTVHCLPEGLLGDNTDGDGFFRPLQERRYDVYGKNVLLVGAGGAARAVAYTLVQKGIKQLTIANRTLERAEHLADWVRVYGSTVEKVEAISLRDRRRLQVAMEEANLLVNSTSVGMYPHSDEMPPVPPEWLQPNCLVYDLVYNPIETCLLRAARQQGCATLDGVQMLVWQGAIAFERWVGQSPPVATMEAAVRGKLQKT, from the coding sequence ATGCAGGAGATAAGCGGAAAAACACGCGTGGTAGGGGTATTTGGTTGGCCAATCGAGCACAGCCTTTCTCCGACCATGCACAATGCCGCCTTCGCCGTTTTGGGGCTTTCGTGGGTCTACGTGCCGTTTCCGGTGCCTCCAGATGGGTTACAGAAGGCGCTTACGGCGCTGCCCGCCTTAGGAGTCGTGGGTGTGAACCTGACGATTCCCCATAAAGAGAGGGCGGTAGAACATATGCATCGGCTTACTCCTATCGCGGAGGCGATTGGAGCGGTCAATACGGTGCACTGTTTGCCGGAGGGGCTTTTAGGAGATAACACCGATGGCGACGGTTTTTTTCGCCCTTTGCAGGAGCGTCGCTACGATGTTTACGGAAAAAATGTGCTGTTGGTGGGAGCCGGTGGAGCAGCGCGAGCGGTGGCCTACACGCTGGTTCAAAAAGGCATTAAGCAACTGACGATTGCAAACCGCACACTCGAACGCGCTGAACACCTTGCCGACTGGGTGCGCGTTTACGGTTCCACAGTAGAGAAGGTGGAGGCCATATCTCTCCGTGATCGGCGGCGGTTGCAGGTTGCGATGGAGGAGGCCAACCTTCTCGTGAACTCAACGAGCGTGGGAATGTATCCCCACAGTGACGAGATGCCCCCAGTGCCCCCAGAGTGGCTTCAACCGAATTGTTTGGTGTATGATCTCGTCTATAATCCTATAGAGACATGCCTTTTGCGAGCGGCGCGACAGCAAGGCTGTGCGACGCTCGATGGCGTGCAGATGCTCGTGTGGCAAGGCGCTATCGCTTTTGAAAGGTGGGTAGGGCAAAGCCCACCGGTGGCGACTATGGAGGCCGCTGTAAGGGGTAAACTACAGAAGACTTAG
- a CDS encoding YqeG family HAD IIIA-type phosphatase: MEAGERKGILRFCPHRYVRSVLDIAPRELWERGFRGVVLDLDNTLVPWQKEEIEAEVANWIEELKRLGIRICLLSNSLRTGRSQRMAHRFGIKAVGWARKPARSGFRRALEALGTSPAETVIIGDQMFTDIFGGNRMGLYTIMVQPLHPHEFLYTRFISRPPERLLLWYFRRRGHLKEARV, from the coding sequence ATGGAAGCAGGTGAGCGGAAAGGGATTTTGCGATTTTGTCCTCATCGTTATGTACGTTCCGTACTCGATATCGCCCCTCGAGAGCTTTGGGAGCGCGGGTTTAGAGGGGTTGTTTTGGACTTAGACAACACACTGGTGCCGTGGCAAAAAGAGGAAATAGAGGCCGAGGTGGCGAACTGGATTGAGGAGCTAAAGCGATTAGGCATTCGTATCTGCTTGCTATCCAACTCCTTGCGCACGGGACGGTCGCAGCGTATGGCCCACCGTTTTGGAATCAAGGCTGTGGGCTGGGCGAGGAAGCCTGCACGCAGCGGATTCCGTCGTGCTTTAGAGGCCCTTGGCACCTCGCCTGCGGAAACGGTGATTATCGGCGATCAGATGTTTACGGACATTTTTGGTGGCAATCGTATGGGGTTATACACCATTATGGTGCAGCCACTGCATCCGCATGAGTTTCTCTACACACGCTTTATAAGCCGACCGCCGGAGCGCTTGCTCCTATGGTATTTTCGACGAAGAGGGCATTTGAAGGAGGCACGGGTTTAG
- the ruvX gene encoding Holliday junction resolvase RuvX, which translates to MKILGLDVGEKTIGVAISDEEERWAFPVQTIVRQEGWRRDMAAIRALVASEKIGRIVVGLPLTLEGQKGVQAQKVEAFLQILRRNVRIPIEVLDERFTTLEAERVLRSLESDFRRRKEVVDANAACLILQTYLDRRQHK; encoded by the coding sequence ATGAAAATACTGGGACTAGATGTCGGAGAAAAAACGATAGGCGTTGCCATAAGTGATGAGGAGGAACGTTGGGCCTTCCCAGTGCAAACCATTGTTCGCCAGGAGGGATGGCGTCGCGATATGGCTGCTATTCGCGCTTTAGTGGCTTCCGAAAAGATAGGGCGTATCGTTGTAGGATTGCCTTTGACGTTGGAGGGGCAAAAAGGGGTTCAAGCACAGAAAGTGGAAGCTTTCCTACAGATTTTACGTCGCAATGTGCGTATTCCCATAGAAGTTCTTGACGAGCGCTTTACCACACTGGAGGCAGAAAGGGTGTTGCGCTCTTTGGAGAGCGACTTCAGACGTCGGAAAGAGGTAGTAGATGCTAACGCGGCCTGTCTTATTCTACAAACCTATCTCGACCGCCGGCAGCACAAGTAG